A single Arachidicoccus sp. BS20 DNA region contains:
- a CDS encoding esterase family protein, translating to MQEFYHKWYSPIIGKDMEMLVFGHSGRPVILFPTSQGKYYEAKDRGLIQSVEWFIDNGFVKIYCVDSIDSWSWYNKNVHPATRAYNHTLYDRYIAEEVLPLALHETGWHTATVAGCSFGGYHAANFAFRHPEKNHAMISMSGVFDIKSQVDNHYDDNVYFNNPVDYLPNDDNGALWQLQIILGTSYADICYTQNVRLSEILSKKNINYRLDIRGNAPHDWNMWLEMFPHYLSVL from the coding sequence ATGCAGGAATTTTATCACAAATGGTATTCGCCTATCATTGGTAAAGACATGGAAATGCTTGTATTCGGGCATTCCGGACGACCGGTTATTTTATTCCCGACTTCGCAAGGTAAATATTATGAAGCAAAAGACAGGGGGTTGATTCAGTCGGTAGAATGGTTTATCGATAACGGTTTTGTGAAAATTTATTGCGTCGATAGTATTGATTCATGGAGCTGGTACAATAAAAATGTTCATCCTGCGACACGTGCATATAACCACACTTTATACGACAGGTACATTGCCGAAGAAGTGTTGCCACTTGCATTACACGAAACAGGCTGGCATACGGCAACCGTTGCCGGGTGTAGCTTTGGCGGCTATCATGCAGCGAACTTCGCGTTCCGGCATCCTGAAAAAAATCATGCGATGATTTCAATGAGTGGCGTATTCGACATTAAATCGCAGGTAGATAATCATTATGACGATAATGTTTATTTCAACAATCCTGTTGATTATTTACCGAATGATGATAACGGCGCTTTGTGGCAATTGCAAATTATTTTGGGAACTTCTTATGCCGATATTTGTTACACACAAAATGTGAGACTGTCCGAAATTTTATCAAAGAAAAATATCAATTACCGGCTGGATATTCGCGGTAATGCGCCGCACGACTGGAATATGTGGCTTGAGATGTTTCCGCATTATTTATCTGTTTTATAA
- a CDS encoding ATP-grasp domain-containing protein — translation MKNSKKIGILFGKENTFPQAFIDKVNELANGKFIAEAVKINKAVQGEATDYAVIIDRISQDVPFYRAYLKNAALNGTAVINNPFWWSADEKFFNNCLATKIGVEVPKTVILPSYQLPDDTSEESFRNLAYPLDWESIFDYVKFPAYMKPFAGGGWKSVYRLENKEDFFDKHKETAQLVMLLQEEIVFEEYYRCYCIGGKYVKIMPYEPRNPFHLRYSANFNPSEELYKKLENDVLTLNQYLGYDFNTVELAVRNGVPYAIDFCNPAPDADRNSVGEENFNWVVEYAAKFALEKASAFEPGKDNLTWGKYLQSAVAMQALK, via the coding sequence ATGAAAAACTCAAAAAAAATCGGAATACTCTTTGGCAAAGAGAATACTTTTCCGCAGGCATTCATTGATAAAGTAAATGAATTGGCAAACGGTAAATTTATTGCCGAAGCAGTCAAAATCAACAAAGCTGTTCAGGGCGAAGCTACTGATTACGCTGTGATTATCGACAGAATTTCACAAGACGTGCCGTTCTATCGTGCGTATTTGAAAAATGCTGCACTGAATGGAACGGCTGTTATCAACAATCCGTTTTGGTGGAGCGCCGACGAGAAATTTTTTAATAATTGCCTTGCCACGAAAATCGGTGTGGAAGTGCCGAAAACCGTGATTCTTCCGTCATATCAGCTGCCCGATGATACATCAGAAGAATCGTTCAGGAATCTTGCCTATCCGTTGGATTGGGAAAGCATTTTTGACTATGTGAAGTTTCCCGCATACATGAAGCCTTTTGCCGGCGGCGGTTGGAAATCGGTGTATCGGTTGGAAAATAAAGAAGATTTTTTTGATAAGCATAAAGAAACCGCTCAACTCGTAATGTTGTTGCAGGAAGAAATTGTTTTTGAAGAATATTACCGTTGCTATTGTATTGGCGGAAAGTATGTAAAGATAATGCCTTATGAGCCGCGAAATCCTTTTCACTTGCGGTATTCAGCGAATTTCAATCCGTCAGAAGAATTGTACAAAAAATTAGAAAATGATGTATTAACACTTAATCAATATCTCGGTTATGATTTTAATACGGTTGAGTTGGCTGTAAGAAACGGCGTTCCTTATGCTATTGATTTTTGTAATCCCGCACCTGATGCTGACAGAAATTCTGTAGGCGAGGAAAACTTTAACTGGGTGGTGGAATATGCAGCAAAGTTTGCGCTCGAAAAGGCATCGGCTTTTGAACCGGGAAAAGACAATCTTACCTGGGGGAAATATTTGCAAAGCGCTGTCGCGATGCAGGCGTTAAAATAA
- a CDS encoding carboxylate-amine ligase has product MNFQQFTIGIEEEYMIVNPETRELTSHQNRIVEQAEKDLLNDKVKAELHQAVVEVGTSICQNAEEAYHDVRLLRETIAKYANAEGLRVGASATHPFSLWQTQSITENPRYHEIVNEMQDAARSNLIFGLHVHIGMATREMAIHIANSVRYFLPHIYALSTNSPFWEARNTGFKSYRSKVFDKFPRTGIPDFFESIEEYDNYIKVLIKTKCIDNAKKIWWDLRVHPHYNTIEFRICDVMLTTDETIAVAALFQAVCAKLYKLRMQNMNYMIYKRSFINENKWRASRYGIDALLIDFGKEEEVHTKLLIGELLDFIDDIVDDLGSRSAINYVPKILEHGTGADRQLAVFHDTHDFRAVVDFVCDQFLK; this is encoded by the coding sequence ATGAATTTCCAACAATTTACCATCGGTATTGAGGAAGAATATATGATTGTAAATCCCGAAACACGGGAGCTTACGTCGCATCAAAACAGAATCGTAGAGCAGGCAGAAAAAGATTTGCTGAACGATAAAGTGAAGGCGGAGCTGCATCAGGCAGTCGTAGAAGTCGGCACGTCTATTTGTCAAAATGCAGAGGAAGCGTACCACGATGTGCGCTTGCTGAGAGAAACAATAGCAAAATATGCAAACGCCGAGGGCTTGCGAGTGGGTGCGTCGGCAACACATCCTTTTTCGCTTTGGCAAACACAATCCATTACCGAAAACCCGCGCTACCACGAGATTGTAAATGAAATGCAAGATGCAGCGCGTTCCAATTTAATCTTTGGTTTGCACGTACATATCGGCATGGCTACGCGCGAAATGGCAATACATATCGCTAATTCTGTCCGGTATTTTTTGCCGCATATTTACGCACTTTCGACTAATTCGCCTTTTTGGGAAGCTCGCAACACGGGTTTTAAATCGTATCGTTCAAAAGTGTTTGATAAGTTTCCGCGCACAGGTATTCCCGATTTTTTTGAATCAATTGAAGAATACGATAATTATATCAAAGTACTGATTAAAACAAAGTGCATTGACAATGCGAAAAAAATCTGGTGGGATTTGCGTGTGCATCCGCATTACAATACCATTGAATTTCGTATTTGCGATGTAATGCTTACGACTGATGAAACTATTGCTGTCGCTGCATTGTTTCAGGCTGTGTGTGCAAAATTGTACAAGTTGCGCATGCAAAACATGAACTACATGATTTATAAACGTTCTTTCATCAATGAAAATAAATGGCGCGCATCGCGTTACGGTATTGACGCATTGCTGATTGATTTCGGTAAAGAGGAGGAAGTACACACAAAACTTCTGATTGGCGAGTTGCTCGATTTTATTGACGACATAGTGGATGACTTGGGTTCGCGAAGCGCAATCAATTATGTTCCGAAGATTTTAGAACACGGCACCGGTGCAGACAGGCAGCTTGCTGTATTCCATGACACACATGACTTTCGTGCAGTAGTTGACTTTGTGTGCGACCAGTTTTTGAAATAA
- a CDS encoding type 1 glutamine amidotransferase, producing the protein MINEQGTRIAVLDMNNGFKNQGLRCILEILKKYEAEKDTPFHVVVFDVRQKDEVPDTSFDVYISSGGPGSPFDEEGWLWEQKFFALINRLYNHNLTANDEHKKHVFFICHSFQLACRFFKAGKVCKRKSTSFGVFPIHKTHEGLSEPLFKSLSNPFYGVDSRDYQVIEPNLERLNTMGASILAIEKERPHVPLERAMMAIRFSPEMIGTQFHPEADAMSMREHLLQDINKERVINEHGEEKYYDMLDKLEDEDKILLTQKIILPAFLDEALKSRVTASNV; encoded by the coding sequence ATGATTAATGAGCAAGGAACACGCATCGCGGTTCTTGATATGAACAATGGGTTTAAAAATCAGGGATTACGTTGCATTTTGGAAATTCTGAAAAAATATGAAGCGGAAAAAGACACTCCTTTTCATGTTGTAGTATTTGACGTACGCCAAAAAGATGAAGTGCCCGATACTTCATTTGATGTGTATATTTCGAGTGGAGGTCCGGGCTCTCCGTTTGATGAAGAAGGTTGGTTGTGGGAACAAAAATTTTTCGCACTCATCAACCGCTTGTATAACCATAATCTAACTGCGAACGACGAACATAAAAAACACGTATTTTTTATTTGCCATTCATTTCAACTCGCTTGCCGTTTTTTTAAAGCGGGAAAAGTTTGTAAAAGAAAGTCCACTTCGTTCGGAGTATTCCCGATTCATAAAACACATGAAGGATTGAGCGAGCCGCTTTTTAAAAGTCTATCCAATCCGTTTTATGGCGTTGATAGCCGCGATTATCAGGTAATTGAACCAAATCTTGAACGTTTAAATACGATGGGGGCAAGCATTTTGGCGATTGAAAAAGAGCGTCCGCATGTGCCCTTGGAAAGAGCAATGATGGCAATTCGTTTTTCTCCGGAAATGATTGGCACGCAGTTTCATCCCGAAGCGGATGCGATGAGTATGCGCGAACATTTGTTGCAAGACATCAACAAAGAGCGCGTTATCAATGAGCATGGAGAGGAAAAATACTATGATATGCTGGACAAGCTGGAAGACGAAGACAAAATCCTGCTCACGCAAAAAATTATTCTTCCGGCATTTCTCGATGAAGCGCTGAAAAGTCGTGTAACTGCAAGTAACGTTTAA
- a CDS encoding RNA polymerase sigma factor yields the protein MPDYLTYTDEELVHAMRSDDEVAFTSLYYRYWELLYNTAYKRLKDHELCEQIVQDVFTDLWIRRKQTIISNLPGYLRTAVQYQVYKIVTRKNTGAAFFELFEQMGSPTYHADAGIKYKEFAALIDSWMETLPAKRREIFQLHYFENLSSPEIAKRLNLSPKTVRNQLGTSLESFRIKLSQFLSVMLM from the coding sequence GTGCCTGATTACCTGACATATACGGACGAAGAGTTGGTACACGCAATGCGCTCCGACGATGAGGTCGCTTTTACTTCATTGTATTACCGTTATTGGGAATTGCTGTACAATACCGCTTACAAACGGCTGAAAGACCATGAACTGTGCGAGCAGATTGTGCAGGATGTGTTTACGGATTTGTGGATACGGCGCAAACAAACAATTATCTCCAATCTTCCCGGCTATCTACGCACTGCCGTGCAATATCAAGTTTATAAAATCGTAACAAGAAAAAACACCGGCGCGGCATTTTTTGAATTGTTCGAACAAATGGGTTCTCCGACTTATCATGCAGATGCGGGTATAAAATACAAAGAATTTGCTGCACTTATTGATTCCTGGATGGAAACACTCCCCGCCAAAAGGAGAGAGATTTTTCAACTGCATTATTTTGAAAATCTGAGTTCCCCGGAAATAGCCAAACGACTGAACCTTTCTCCCAAAACTGTTCGTAACCAGTTAGGTACTTCTCTCGAATCATTTCGCATAAAGCTTTCCCAATTTCTTTCTGTTATGCTTATGTAA